The Coregonus clupeaformis isolate EN_2021a unplaced genomic scaffold, ASM2061545v1 scaf2742, whole genome shotgun sequence region CTTTATACGTTTAATTGTTTATAATAGGTTTGGATAacttattttatatatatatatatatatatatatatatatatatatatatatatatatatatatatatatatatatatatatatatatacagagagagagaacagagagagagacagagagagagagacagagagagagacagagagagagacagagagagagacagagagagagacaagagagagacagagagagagacagagagagagacagagagagagacagagagagagacagagagagagacagagagagagacagagagagagacagagagagagagagacagagagagagacagagagagagacagagagagagacagagagagagaaagagacagagagacagagagacagagagacagagagacagagagacagagagacagagatgacagagagacagagagagacagagagacaggcagagacagagagacagagagacagagacagagagacagagagacagagagacagagagacagagagacaagagacagagacagagagagagagagagagacagagagagagagagagagagagagaggagacagagagagagagacagagacagagagacagacagagagagacagagaaaagagagagacagagacagagagagagagagagacagagacagagacagagcgagagacagagacagagacagagagagagacagagagagagtaagagagagagagagtaagagagagagagacagagacagagacagagagagagacagagcgagagacagagacagagacagagacagagacagagacagagacagagacagagacagagacagagacagagacagagacagagacagagacagagagacagagacagagacagagacagagacagagacagagacagagacagagacagagacagagacagagacagagacagagacagagacagagacagagacagagacagagacagagacagagacagagagagacagagacagagagagagagagagagagagagagagagagagagagagagagagagagagagagagagagagagagagagagagagagagagagagagagagagagagagagagagagagagagagagagagagagagagagaggagagagagagcgagagagagagagagcgagcgaaatgagcgagagagttacagagagagagcgaaagcgggagagttacagagaggaGAGCGAGCGAGCAACAGTGATctcaaaaaagagagaaagattcGTTTACCATTTCCAATGCGTTAACAACTTCCAGCCTTCTAAATGCTTGACCTTCAGGAAATAAACTTATAGTTTACATTCTGTGTCTAGAGCCTTGTTCTATGCCAGTGCTGTAGACTACTTTACATCATTATCTACACATGGAAGTGAGCGCTAATGCACTTATGTCTGAAGCTCCCTGGGATAATTTGAGTAATAATTCAAGCAACCCCTTTATGATGAGCAATCATGAGTACAAGGAAATGGTCAAACAGAGAGGGCCTTACAGAGTAAATGATGAGCAGAAATAATGTAGGAGTGGGCGTTTCAGAGAGATCAACACTACACAAAAACAAGCCTGTAACCTCGTTGGGCATCTTCTCTCCCTGGCCTGGCTGGCATTAGAAGAAGGCCTGGAGCACCAGGGAGGCAGAGGGGCAAGGAGAGATAAGTGAGGACCTAGGGAGAAGGAGGGGGTAGAGGAcctagagatggagagggggtagaggaacTAGGAGATGTAGGGGGTAGAGGGCCTAGGAGAGGTAGGAGGGCAGAGGGCCtaggagagggaggtggggggtagaggacccagggagaggtagaggggtagaggacccaggagaggtagaggtgggCAGAGGACCCagggagaggtagggggtagggggcagAGGAcccagggagaggtagaggggtggagaccCAGGGAGGTAGAGGGCAGAGGACCTAGGGAGAGGTGGGGCAGAGGACCcaggagagggaagaggaccCAGGGAGAAAGGTAGAGGACCCAGAGTAGGGTAGAGGGACCCagggagaggtagggggtagaggacctaggagaggTATGGAGGACccaggaggagtggggagggggtAGATGAACCAGGAGAGGTAGGTAGAGGACctagggagaggtagaggggtagaggacctaggagaggcagagagggtagAGACCCAGGGAGGTAGGGGAGCAGAGGACCCAGGAGAGGTAGGTAGAGGACCaaggagaggtagggggtagggggcagAGGACCcagagaggtagggggtagggggtagaggacccaggagaggtagggggtaggaggaacctaggagaggtagggggtagaggacctaggagagaggtagggggtagaggacccaggagaggtagggggtagaggacccagtaggtagagaaggagaggtagagggtagaggaccCGGTGAGGTAGGGGTGAGGACCCagggagaggtagggggtagaggacctAGAGAGTGTAGGGGGTAGAGGACCCAGAGCAGGTAATGGGCAGAGGAcctagagaggtagagaggggtagaggacctaggagaggCAGGGGGTAGAGAATTCtaggagagggagggggcagaGGACCCAGGGAGAGGCAGGGGGTGCAGAGGACCcaggagaggtaggggagaggactcagggagaggtagaggggcagAGGACCCaggagaggtaggggtagaggacctaggagagggagggggtagaggacctaggagaggtagggggtagaggacctaagagaggaggggggtagaggacctaggagagTGAGGaccaggagaggtagaggggtagaggacctaggagaggtagggggtagaggacctaggagagggagggggtagaggacctaggagaggtagggagggggggtagagacccaggagaggtagaggtgggacccaggagaggtagaggggcagAGGACCTAGGGAGAGGTAGGGGAGTAGAGGACCTaggaggaggtagggggtagagatcctaggagaggtagggggtagagggaccaaggagaggtagggggtgggggggtaggaGGACCTAGAGAGGTAAATAGGGGGAGGACtaggagaggtagggggtagaggacctagagaggtagggggtagggagaCCTAGGAGAGGTAGGGGGTGGTGGAGGACCAGGGAGAGGTAGGGGGTGTGAGAGGACCtagggagaggggtagggggtagaggacctAGAGAGGTAGGTAgtagaggacctaggagaggtagggggtagaggacctAGGGAGAGGTACGGGGggtagaggacctaggagaggtagggggtagaggacctAAGAGAGGTAGGGGGCAGGAGGACCtaggagaggtagggggtagaggacctaggagaggtagggggggtagagaggactcagggagaggtagggggtagaggacctaggagaggtagggtagaggacctaggagagggaggggtagagggccTAGGAGAGTGTAGGGGGTAGAGGACTAGGGAGAAGTAAGTAGACAGGAGAAGTAGGGggtagaggacctaggagaggtaggggtgtagaggggtagaggaacctagagaggtagggggtagggggatCCTAGGGAGAAGTAGGGggtagaggacctaggagagTGTAGGGGGTAGGGACCTAGAGAAGTAGGGGGTAAGAGGACCCATGAGAAGTAggtagaggacctaggagaggTGGGTGTAGAGGCTATgagaggtagggggagaggacctaggagaggggagggtagaggacctaggggagaggtagggaggtagaggacctaggagaggcagaggacccaaggagaggtagaggggtagaggacctaggagaggtagggggtagagggacctagagagggagggggtagaggacctaggagagggagggggtagagggcctaagagggaggggtagaggacctaggagagggagggggtagaggacccaggagagggagggggtagaggaccagggagaggagggaggtaggaggacccaagagaggtagaggggtagaggaaccTAGGAGAGGTAGGGGGGGGGTAGAGGACCCAGGGAGTAGGGggtagaggacctaggagaggtaggggggtagagggctaggagaggtagggggtagaggacctaggagaggGAGGGGTGTAGAGGACCcaggagaggtagggggtagaggacctaggggaggtagggggtagaggacctaggagaggtagggggtagagaggacccaggagaggtagagggtagaggactcaggagaggtaggggggtagagacctaggagaggtagagggggtagaggacccAGAGAGGTAGGGGGCAGAGGACCTAGGGTAGGGGTAGAGGACTcaggagaggtagggggtaggaggaccagggagaggtagggggtagaggactGGGGGTGGAGGACcagagaggtaggggtagaggacCCAGAGAGGTAGCTGAGGACCCAGGAGGGGTGAGGACCTAGAGAGGGAGCAAGTGATTACTAACAACTGAGTTGGTGTCACTGGAGAAATTAGTGATGCCAGAATGATAGGTGTTGGTTATGTCAGTTCTTTCATGTTGGCCAGTAGAAGGGTATTGTATGGTGATAAAAGGCAGAGGAAACATCTCTAAAAGAGCTCTGGAGTAGAGTTTAGGTTGGTCAAGGTGTTTCAGGATCAGGGTGTGAAGGTGGGGACTGGGCATCATCTATACTACGCCTGCTTTCTTATAGACAGGGATgatctgaataaaaatataaacgcagtatgtaaagtgttggtccatgtttcatgagctgaaataaaagaccccaAGATATGCACaaattatttctctcaaatgttgtgattGTTGACGGTTAGTGAGATTTCTCccttcgccaagataatccatccacctgacagctgtggGCATATTATCatggattaaacagcatgatcattacatgaggtgcaccttgtgctggggacaataaaaaaggccactaaaatgtgcagtttatacataacacaatgccacagatgtctcaagttttgagggagcgtgcaattggcatagtttactgcaggaatgtcaccagagctgttgccagataattaaatgcctatttctctaccataagccgcctccaaagttGTTTTAGGAATTTGGAGTATCTCCAAcgatgtgggtgaatggatgatctccacatgtgtatttcccaccgtaaagcatggaggaggtggtgttatggtgtggggggctttgctggtgacactgtgatttatttaaaattaaagggcacacttaaccagcatggctaccacagcattctgcaagcgaaatcgccatcccatctggtttgggcttaatgggagtataatttgtttttcaacagggacaatgacccaaacacctccaggctgtgtaagggctattttaccaagaaggagagggatggagtgctgcatcagatgaccctgGCCTCACAAtatcccgacctcaaccaaaaatgtgttatttaatagttttgatgtcttcactattatgctaCAGTGTagaaaaatagtacaaataaagaaaaaaacccttgaatgattaggtgtgtccaaactgttgactggtactgtatttttgtatttattgtttcattccacacctgcactgttggagctcagAGCTGAAGTATTTCACTGTACACCTGCAACTACATCTGGGACAATGTGCATGTGACTAAATCAGAACCTAATAGCTAAACACCTTATTTACAAATGGAGCTCATATAGCTCAACATCTTCCTGGGCATTAGTTACCACTGAGGGAAAATTAATACACTTTAAAAAGTCAAGCCCTGGTCTGCCCCCCGTGCCAAGACAGAAGAAAGTAGCCTGCCTAGTCTGAACATTGGAACAGGACTCAGATAAACAGGATCCAACCCACCTGGTCAAAGTGTCTCAGATAGTAAGCTACTATGTAGGCCAGCAGACTCCGTGTGTTATCCTGCAAAAAGGAGGGAGACAGAAGAAATTAGCTTCGGTTCAGCGACGGAATTCATGTTAGGCTCACCACACTTTCTCACAAAAGAGTTCTGCAAAGCTTTtacaaaatgtatatatatatattttaacccACATTTATATCATCATAAGATATGGTAGGAACAGTAAACTACAGTCTCACAGCACAGTATGAACCATGTCTGACAGTGTAACTAATGGACCAGTAAACTACAGTATGAACCACGTCTGACAGTGTAACTAATGGACCAGTAAACTACAGTATGAACCATGTCTGACAGTGTAACTAATGGACCAGTAAACTACAGTATGAACCATGTCTGACAGTGTAACTAATGGACCAGTAAACTACAGTATGAACCATGTCTGACAGTGTAACTAATGGACCAGTAAACTACAGTATGAACCATGTCTGACAGTGTAACTAATGGACCAGTATACTACAGTATGAAGCATGTCTGACAGTGTAACTAATGGACCAGTAAACTACAGTATGAAGCATGTCTGACAGTGTAACTAATGGACCAGTAAACTACAGTATGAACCATGTCTGACAGTGTAACTAGGAGTATAACTAATGGCATCCTATTGCCTATTTAGTCACTACAGTTGACCAGTGGactctacatagggaatagggtgcagtccTAGTGCCCTAGCAGTGCCTCTTCCAGCCACTCACGCTTATCTTGACATCCTTCAGCTTGGGCAGGATATCCCAGGTTAGGCCGTCAGCCTGTCCTCTGGTTCGGTTGCCACCATTCATCAAGTTACCGAAGGCCAGGACCAGACCCAGCACCTGCATCACACACTGGCCACTCTGCAGGGTCTGGAGAGATTGAGAAGAGATGGAAGCAGACGGACATGCATATTGAGACAGAGAAACAggggacagacaggagagattgaGACAGAGGGGGGCAGACAGACGAGAGATTGAGACAGGGGtgaagacagaggggggagaccgAGAGAGTCAGTGTATATGAGGCTGAGGGGATTAATAGGAGCAAGCATTCACATTCACCTGGCTTCAtattgaaaactgttttctgaaCACACTTTATCCAGAACGGCTGTTAATATCAATCTATGCTGATGTTCCTGTTTAAACTATTTCCACAGTGGAAGGATTGAGACAATATTTATTCAGTAATATGATAGTGTCTGGTAAAAAACGGTCCAGAGGCCAAAACCTTAGCAAACCACCTCTGATTTCTACTGAGGTGAGACACACATAACAAAACacgtcacacacacccacatacaccaaaacacgtcacacacacacccacacaaagacTCACCGTGCACACTCTCTGCAGGATCTCCAGTTTGCGCAGGATAGAGGAGATCCATTCAGAGAAGGTggactgaaacaggatacagaaCACCCGGCCTGAGAAGTTGGGGATCTGATGTAACTGGGACAGGAACCTGGGATAGAGGAGACGAGAGATCGAGGGATGGGTTGGAGGCTACCATTTCATGTAGTGAAATCTACGTTTTTAGTCACGTTCTACTTGTTGaacatgattggttgattgacTCTACTTGTTGaacatgattggttgattggttgattgccATTCTCTAGAACACCTACTGCTCAGGCTTGTCCAGTGGTTTGGCGTTGTCCTTGTCCTTAGATGACTTGATGTGCTTATCAATCTTCTCCATCTCATCCTGTTGTGCTCTCTGAAAAGACAACATCAGGACAGCATCATTATCAATTAGAACACATGACAGACCACATACATCACAATTTACATTCAACTGATTAGACACCACTCAATTTAGAGATTCAAATATGTGCTCATCACATATTCTAATTTCCAAGAATTCAGAGCACTGATTTCAAAGACCACATATGACAAATGTGTTCAGCATTCATAGCAGTAGTACTTCAGTAGTAGTACTTCAGTATTAgtacaatagtagtagtagtacagtagtagtaatacttcagtagtagtagtaattcaGTAGTACAATAGTAGTAGAACttcagtagtagtacagtagtagtgtagtagtactgcagtagtacttcagtagtagtagtacttcagcagtacagtagtagtagtgtagtagtagtactgcagtagtacttcagtagtagtagtacttcaGTAGTAgtgcaatagtagtagtagtagtacttcagtcgtagtagtaatagtagtacttcagtagtgtagtagtagtactgcagtagtacttcagtggtagtagtacttcagtagtagtagtacttcagtagtagtagtacttcagtagtagtagtacttcagtagtagtgtagtagtaccGCAGTAGTACTCAGCAGCAGTAGTACTTCAGTAGTCCGCAGTAGTACTGCAGTAGTACTCAGTGGTAGTAGCACTTCAGCagaagtagtagtaatagtagtacttcagtagtagcagtagtgtagtagtactgcagtagtacttcagtagtagtagtacttcagtagtagtagtacttcagtagtagtagtgcaatagtaatagtagtagtactTCAGtcgtagtagtaatagtagtacttcagtagtgtagtagtagtactgcagtagtacttcagtggtagtagtacttcagtagtagtagtacttcagtagtagtgtagtagtactgcagtagtacttcagtagtagtagtacttcagtagtagcagtagtactgcagtagtacttcagtggtagtagtacttcagtagtagtagtagtaatagtagtacttcagtagtagcagtagtgtagtagtactgcagtagtacttcagtagtagtagtacttcagtagtagtagtgcaatagtatagtagtagtgtagtagtagtagtagtagtagtactttaGTATGTTATTCTGGCACAGGGAATCAGACCCTTGTTTACATGGCAAACTAGGAAAATCGTCTCCCAAACTGGTGGTGCCTTGAGGAAAACAAACCAAGAAAAGACAAAAGCCCCAGTCTAAAACATTTCCTCtagagcaggcgctcttatccacagcCCCAGTCTAAAACATTTCCTCTAGAGCAGGCGCTCTTAACCACAGCCCCAGTCTAAAACATTTCCTCtagagcaggcgctcttatccacagccccagtctaaaacatttcctctagagcaggcgctcttatccacagccccagtctaaaacatttcctctagagcaggcgctcttatccacagccccagtctaaaccatttcctctagagcaggcgctcttatccacagccccagtctaaaacatttcctctagagcaggcgctcttatccacagccccagtctaaaacatttcctctagagcaggcgctcttatccacagccccagtctaaaacatttcctctagagcaggcgctcttatccacagccccagtctaaaacatttcctctagagcaggcgctcttatccacagccccagtctaaaacatttcctctagagcaggcgctcttatccacagccccagtctaaaacatttcctctagagcaggcgctcttatccacagccccagtctaaaacatttcctctagagcaggcgctcttatccacagccccagtctaaaacatttcctctagagcaggcgctcttatccacagccccagtctaaaacatttcctctagagcaggcgctcttatccacagccccagtctaaaacatttcctctagagcaggcgctcttatccacagccccagtctaaaacatttcctctagagcaggcgctcttatccacagccccagtctaaaacatttcctctagagcaggcgctcttatccacagccccagtctaaaacatttcctctagagcaggcgctcttatccacagccccagtctaaaacatttcctctagagcaggcgctcttatccacagcCCCAGTCTAAAACATTTTCTCtagagcaggcgctcttatccacagccccagtctaaaacatttcctctagagcaggcgctcttatccacagccccagtctaaaacatttcctctagagcaggcgctcttatccacagccccagtctaaaacatttcctctagagcaggcgctcttatccacagccccagtctaaaacatttcctctagagcaggcgctcttatccacagccccagtctaaaacatttcctctagagcaggcgctcttatccacagccccagtctaaaacatttcctctagagcaggcgctcttatccacagcCACTTACAAgagcaatcagggttaagtgccttgctcaagggcacatagacagatctCACcaagtcggcttggggattcgatccagcgacctttcgggttactggcccaacactcctaAACGCTAGGCAACCTGCCGCCCACTTACTGTACTGCTGTAACGTAACTGATGATGTGGTTGACGCCTAAATTATGGAACATTTGGGGTTGAGAAACAATGTCTAAGGGCCAATTTTCCCAGGGCTCCTAGGACTGCTGGGCCCCATtgttcagttctgcctccagagcacgattcatgacaataaacgtcaacctgcgtaCAAGCATCAGCATACAGCCTCTATACAACATCGATCAACAATCAACTCCACATTGGTTATCATCGTGCCCAGATCACATTTATAGTGTAACGTTCAATGAATAATGACAACAAAAGGCTGGTGAGTGAGTCTCTCCAAAATGTTCCTGGATATCAAGACATAAACATGGCGGCAGTTCTAAACCGTCCGCAGCGTTAACACCTTTGGTAAACAACGCTTAGCTTTCCACATTAAAAGACTCCATACACAGCCATATGGCCAGACAGACATCACCTCTAACCATTTCAAATGCTTACAATAAGATGGAAGGAAAATGGCTGTGATCAAAAGAGGAAGGAACCACGCAAATTAGtacgaaaaaataaataaattcccCCATGGATGAATGAAGTGAGAGGAACACCCGTCACCATTTAAGCATTCTGGCTGCATCTCTAACGGCTAcatattccatatacagtgaactacctttgaccagagcccatagagtCGTAGtcatcaaaagtagtgctctatatagggaatagggtgccatagggctctggtctaaagtagtgcactgtatagggaatagggtgtcatagggctctggtctaaagtagtgcactatatagggaatagggtgtcatagggctctggtctaaagtagtgcactgtatagggaatagggtgtcatagggctctggtctaaagtagtgcactatatagggaatagggtgtcatagggctctggtctaaagtagtgcactatatagggaatagggtgtcatagggctctggtctaaagtagtgcactatatagggaatagggtgccatagggctctggtctaaagtagtgcactatatagggaatagggtgccatttgggacgtatcctaCAGCTGGCTGTTAGAGTGACAAGCCTTGAAGAGTCTGGCAGGACCGATCCATTCAGCCGGCCAGAATGTAAACTTTGGAAACTCAGATCCATTAAGCTACATCACATAATCAATCCCAAGTTAAAACCTTCAAGGCCTTTACTCCGCTccccactccacacatttctacAACTCTGCTCTGCTCCCCACACATTTCTACAACTCTGCTCCCCACACATTTCTACAACTCTGCTCCCCACACATTTCTACAACTCTGCTCCCCACACATTTCTACAACTCTGCTCCCCACACATTTCTACAACTCTGCTCCCCACACATTTCTACAACTCTGCTCCCCACACATTTCTACAACTCTGCTCCCCACACATTTCTACAACTCTGCTCCCCACACATTTCTACAACTCTGCTCCCCACACATTTCTACAACTCTGCTCCCCACACATTTCTACAACTCTGCTCCCCACACATTTCTACAACTCCGCTCCCCACACATTTCTACAACTCTGCTCCCCACACATTTCTACAACCCTTCAAAATGTGGGCATCAAACacagtgtgtgtcccaaatggccccctattccctatatagcgcactacctttgaccagaggccTATGTAGGGAGAAGGGTACTGTTTGGGACGCAAACAGTGATAAGTATTCTGTTCACTTTACCATCTGTCCACAAGGGCaaactctctctctgcttctcattAAACAGGGTTTTAATAAAAACAAGCCCTTTTTCCAACTGGTGGAGTTGTGAATGAGAGGTTATAAATGAGGACCGAGAGACCGTTATCAAAAGACAATATATACATGTAAGGTATTTCTTGGCCGGGGACAATAAATCAGTAATAGTATCtcagggtgcatcccaaattgcaccctattccctacatagtgcactactttttgaacagaacctatagggaatagggtgtcatttggacaCAGGCAGATCCAAATCAGAATCACACCGATAACACATGCCCTAAACAAATAGAAGCATGACAGAGACAGAATCATCATGTAGAGAGAAATGGTCCTATTCAACATTTAGTTAAATTGTGTATTTCTCTCTCTGGTACGGCTCTCCATCCTAGACAGCCATTAAACACGCCTGCTTTCCATCATTCCTCAATAAGCAGCCAGACAAACATTTATATgttctcctcctccattcttcccCTTTTTCCTTCCAGCCATAAGAGATGGTGGAAGTACTGAGTGATGAGAGGGACCAAGTTAacggagtggaggagtggaggggtaacagagaggagtacgctaactaagtggaggagtggaggggtaacagaggagtacgctaactaagtggaggagtgaaggggtaacagagaggaggagtacgctaactaagtggaggagtggaggggtaacagagaggaggagtacgttaactaagtggaggagtggaggggtaacagagaggaggggtacgttaactaagtggaggagtggaggggtaacagagaggagtacgctaactaagtggaggagtggaggggtaacagagaggaggggtacgttaactaagtggaggagtgaaggggtaacagagaggaggggtacgttaactaagtggaggagtggaggggtaacagagaggagtacgttaactaagtggaggagtggaggggtaacagagaggagtacgctaactaagtggaggagtgaaggggtaacagagaggagtacgttaactaagtggaggagtggaggggtaacagagaggagtacgctaactaagtggaggagtgaaggggtaacagagaggagtacgctaactaagtggaggagtggaggggtaacagagaggagtacgctaactaagtggaggagtggaggggtaacagagaggagtacgctaactaagtggaggagtggaggggtaacagagaggagt contains the following coding sequences:
- the LOC123489089 gene encoding formin-2-like, which gives rise to ILHLDNTVVDLETLQALYENRAQQDEMEKIDKHIKSSKDKDNAKPLDKPEQFLSQLHQIPNFSGRVFCILFQSTFSEWISSILRKLEILQRVCTTLQSGQCVMQVLGLVLAFGNLMNGGNRTRGQADGLTWDILPKLKDVKISDNTRSLLAYIVAYYLRHFDQVGWILFI